The following DNA comes from Deinococcus misasensis DSM 22328.
GGGCCGAGAGCCGAGGGCAAAAAAGGCTTTGGCATTGGCTTGGAAGGCGCAGCACGCCGTCTTGTGCAGAACAGTTCACCGCAAGTTGGTGAACTTGCACGCTGCGCCCCTACAATTCCCCTTGACCATCTCTGCCAAGACTTGCAGGATGCTCTCGGCTCTCGGCTCTCGGCTCTCGGCTCTCGGCTCTCGGCTCTCGGCAAAGGGCATATAATCCCCCCATGACCCTCCTGAGCATTGACTGGGATTATTACTCGGGCATGATCGAGCATGTGTTTGACAGCCCTTTCTGGGGCACGCCCGATCTGGAGTTTCATCGGGAAAAGCGCTGGCATGAATTGGCCCAGAAACGCCATCCAGAGGGGAATCTGGAGGTGTTGAAAGAGGATTTCCCCTTGTATGGGGATCCTTTCGAGTTGCTTCAGTATCAGGGGAAGCCCGTTGCGGTGGCCCTCAGCCATGATTGCGCTTTCGAGTGGGTCTCGGGTTTTGCGCCAGACCGTGTGGTGAATGTGGATTCCCACCACGACCTGTTTTCCCAGAGCGGCGATCCTGCTCTGGTGCGTCCGGGCAACTGGGCTGGATTGGGTTTGAAAGCTGGAAAAATGCTGGATTACACGTGCATTTATCCAGCGTGGCATCAGGACGTGCGTGTGACCGAGGGTTTTGATCTGGACCGCACAAGGGCAGAAATTCAGCCCCATTTTGCTCCAGAGGTTCTCGGGAAAATCCAGTTGCTCAGGGGTGCTCCGCTGCCTTCACCTGAAGAAGTGCAGGCGGTGCTGCTGGTGCAGTCTCCCGCCTGGACCAATCCGGTGTACGATCCGGTGTTTTTTGAACTGCTGGACAGACTGAATGCCCGTCCGATCACTGCACCCCTCTGGCGGTTTTGACTTTCAGGTGCTCCAGAGCCACGGTGAGCGCTTCATCGGCAGGGACGGCAAGGTCAGGTTGAACCCCGGTTCTTTCCCAGTGTCCTCCGGTGTAGGGACTGATGGGATGCCCTGAGGGAATGAATGCCCCCACTTTTTCGTTCAGTGAGATGATGTCCACGGTGTGGGCTGCCCCTGCAGTGGTTTCGCCAATCAATGTGGCCCGTCCAGCAGCCTGCAGGTTGTAGGCGCACTCCTCGGCAGCAGAGGCGGTTCTCTGGCTGGTCAGGACCACCACGGGTTTTTCAAGGTCGCGGTAAGGGATGTCCTGCAAGGTGTGGGTTTTGCTCTGCTCGGGGGTGTTGCGGCGGTAAAAGCTTTGCAGGTGCAGGTCAGGCTCCAGCAGGAAACTGCACAGGTAAGTCACGGTTTCCCCGCTTCCCCCACCATTTTTGCGAAGGTCCACAATCAAAGCTCTGGCCGGTTTCACCAGAGCCATCGCAGCATCCAGTAGGGGCCGGGCTTGTTCCAGACCCGAGAAAGCGTTCAATTCCAGCAGTGCAATGCCCTGTTCCAGATGCTCCACTCTCTGGACCCCTGCATGAACGGCTGGTTCAGGCACATTTTGAGTCACCTGTGCAAACACACGCAGGTGTTTGTCAGGAACAAGGGTTCTCAGGCGCTGGGTCAGGGATGTGCACCATTCGGTGGCAGGGGAGGCTGTTTCAGGTTCCAAAAGGGACCACTCTTGCAGGGTATCAAAGAGCAATTGGCCGGTTTCAGGGTAGACGTACTGGTCCCGGAATTGGACCGAGAGTTCAGACAGGGTTTGCAGGCGTTCCGCTCTGGAAAGGGTTTCGGTGATGAGGCTTGGCATGAAACCAGTTTGGGCATTATGCTACTTCAAATGGAAGGAATGGTTTTGAACCAACCCTACAAGCAGGTCCATCGACCGGATGCGGCTGCATTTCTGGCGCAACCTGCGTCTGTTCGGTACATCAAGCCTTTTCTGGGCCGGGAGTGTTCGGTCAAAGAAGCGGCCCGGGAACTGAACATCAGCATGAGCGGAATGATGTACTGGCTGGAAAAAATGCTGGCTCTGGAACTCATCGAGGTGACCCGCATCGAAGAACGGCGTGGCCGCCCGATCAAGCATTACCGTGCAGTTGCCGAAGAATTTTTTGTGCCTTTTGCCCTCACCCGAGCAGGCACCCATGACGAAATGCTCCACGAGTGGGAAAAACCCCAGCATGATGCCCTCATGAAAGGCATTGCAAAGGCCAGAGAGGCCCACATGGCCCAGTGGGGGATCCTGCACAGCCGTCAGGAAAGTGGGGTTTTGCGTTCGGTGTTCACGGCTCTGGATGGTCATCAGGAGGTTTCTCCCTCTGGACCTCCGGTGCTCAGTGGCTGGATCACGGCCCACCTGACCCCTGAACAGGCCAAAGTGTTTCAGCAGCGCATGATGGACATCCTCAGGGACATGACCCTGCTCGGGGAAGCAGGGGAGGGGGATCCTTATGTGATGCACGTCGGTCTTGCGCCGCGTCCAGAGCACTGAACAGTCCCTGAACGTTCTTTCAATCCTGCCCGAGGTAAGACAGCATCGAGTAGGCCAGACTGCCCATCAGGCCTGCGTTGTCGCCCAGACGGGTGTAGTCCACGATCAGTTTGCGGGTGGCGAGGGGCATGGCCCTTCCGTAAACGCTTTGACGAATACCTGCGAGCATCAAAGGACCGATGTGGGCAAGCTCTCCGCCGATCAGGATGTGCGAGGGGCACAGTACATTGGTCAATCCGGCCAGCACCTGCCCGATTTTCAGACCTGCAGCCTGAATGATGGCGTTTGCAGCACTGTCCCCTTCACTGGCGGCCTGTGAAACATCGGTGACGGTCAGTTGATCGCGCTCTTTGAGGATGTGGGCAAAAAATTCACTCTGGCCCCTTTGTCCGGCCTCGGTGGCAGAGCGCAGGATGGCCCGTGCCCCGGCCATCACCTCCAGACATCCGGTCTGGCCGCAATTGCAGCGGGGTCCCTCGGGGTCCAGAGGGATGTGCCCGATTTCTCCGGCCCCACCAAAAGCACCCCGGTAAATGTTCCCTGCAATCACAATTCCGGCCCCGATTCCCGTAGAGAGTTTCAGCACCATGAAGCTCTCGAATTTTTCCCCTTCGCTGGTGCGTCTGGCGTTCCAGAGTTCCCCGAGGGCCATCAGGTTGGTGTCGTTGTCCACGTAAACCGGAACCGGAACCGCAAGGCGGTGCACAAAGTATTCCTGAATGGAGAAGCCTTCCCAGTTGGGCATCACTGGAGGGCTGACCAGCAATCCGGTGCCCCGTTCGATGGGGCTCGGGACGCCCATGGCCAGACTGATCAAGCGCTCGGGTTTGATGCTGTGTTGTTTGAGGAGGTCATCGATCAGGCGGGCCACCGTGGCCATCACCACCCCGGCACCGGCTCGGGTTTCGATGGGATGGGACAGCATGCCCACGATGTTCAGTGAGGTGTCTGCCAGAGCGATTTTGACTTCGCTGACCCCCAGATCAATGCCAATCAGGTACCCCAGACCCGGATTGAGGGAGTACAGGTTGGCTTTGCGGCCTCCGCTGGATTCCTGTTGTCCGATGTCCACAATCCAGCCCCCTGAGGCGAGGTCTTCGAGGACCTGCCCCACTTTGCTTCTGGAAAGGTGCGTGTGAGCGGCAAGGTGTTGCTTGCTCAACGGACCGTACCAGAGCAGGGTCTGCAAAACTTTTTGTTCTTCGTCCGAGAGCTTCATACGGTTTCT
Coding sequences within:
- a CDS encoding S41 family peptidase; this encodes MPSLITETLSRAERLQTLSELSVQFRDQYVYPETGQLLFDTLQEWSLLEPETASPATEWCTSLTQRLRTLVPDKHLRVFAQVTQNVPEPAVHAGVQRVEHLEQGIALLELNAFSGLEQARPLLDAAMALVKPARALIVDLRKNGGGSGETVTYLCSFLLEPDLHLQSFYRRNTPEQSKTHTLQDIPYRDLEKPVVVLTSQRTASAAEECAYNLQAAGRATLIGETTAGAAHTVDIISLNEKVGAFIPSGHPISPYTGGHWERTGVQPDLAVPADEALTVALEHLKVKTARGVQ
- a CDS encoding transcriptional regulator — protein: MEGMVLNQPYKQVHRPDAAAFLAQPASVRYIKPFLGRECSVKEAARELNISMSGMMYWLEKMLALELIEVTRIEERRGRPIKHYRAVAEEFFVPFALTRAGTHDEMLHEWEKPQHDALMKGIAKAREAHMAQWGILHSRQESGVLRSVFTALDGHQEVSPSGPPVLSGWITAHLTPEQAKVFQQRMMDILRDMTLLGEAGEGDPYVMHVGLAPRPEH
- a CDS encoding ROK family protein, which codes for MKLSDEEQKVLQTLLWYGPLSKQHLAAHTHLSRSKVGQVLEDLASGGWIVDIGQQESSGGRKANLYSLNPGLGYLIGIDLGVSEVKIALADTSLNIVGMLSHPIETRAGAGVVMATVARLIDDLLKQHSIKPERLISLAMGVPSPIERGTGLLVSPPVMPNWEGFSIQEYFVHRLAVPVPVYVDNDTNLMALGELWNARRTSEGEKFESFMVLKLSTGIGAGIVIAGNIYRGAFGGAGEIGHIPLDPEGPRCNCGQTGCLEVMAGARAILRSATEAGQRGQSEFFAHILKERDQLTVTDVSQAASEGDSAANAIIQAAGLKIGQVLAGLTNVLCPSHILIGGELAHIGPLMLAGIRQSVYGRAMPLATRKLIVDYTRLGDNAGLMGSLAYSMLSYLGQD